One Delphinus delphis chromosome 3, mDelDel1.2, whole genome shotgun sequence genomic region harbors:
- the LYL1 gene encoding protein lyl-1, producing the protein MCPPEAQAEVGPTMTEKAKMVCAPSPVPAPPPKPASPGPPKAEEVGHRGSSPPRLPPGVPVISLGHTRPPGAAMATTELSTLRPPLLQLSTLGTAPAPLALHYHPHPFLNSLYIGPAGPFSIFPSSRLKRRPSHCELELAEGHQPQKVARRVFTNSRERWRQQNVNGAFAELRKLLPTHPPDRKLSKNEVLRLAMKYIGFLVRLLRDQAAALAAGSAPPGPRKRPAHRALDDGARRGPCRKAEVVARPQPAPPGGPDGSPGGAGRPIKTEKAAVSPEVR; encoded by the exons ATGTGCCCGCCCGAGGCCCAGGCAGAGGTGGGCCCCACCATGACCGAGAAGGCCAAGATGGTGTGTgcccccagcccagtgcctgcccCGCCCCCAAAGCCTGCCTCGCCTGGGCCCCCAAAGGCGGAGGAGGTGGGCCACAGAGGCTCCTCGCCACCCAGGCTGCCCCCTGGCGTGCCAGTGATCAGCCTGGGCCACACCAGGCCCCCAGGGGCAGCCATGGCCACCACGGAACTAAGCACCCTCCGTCCCCCGCTGCTGCAACTCTCCACCCTGGGAACCGCCCCAGCGCCCCTGGCCCTGCATTACCACCCTCACCCCTTCCTCAACAG CCTCTACATTGGGCCGGCAGGACCTTTCAGCATCTTCCCTAGCAGCCGGCTGAAGCGGAGACCAAGCCATTGTGAGCTGGAGCTGGCTGAGG GGCACCAGCCCCAGAAGGTGGCCCGGCGCGTGTTCACCAACAGTCGGGAGCGCTGGCGGCAGCAGAACGTGAACGGCGCCTTCGCCGAGCTCAGGAAACTGCTGCCAACGCACCCGCCCGACCGGAAGCTGAGCAAGAACGAGGTGCTCCGCCTGGCCATGAAATACATTGGCTTCCTGGTGCGGCTGCTGCGCGACCAGGCAGCGGCTCTGGCCGCAGGCTCCGCCCCTCCAGGGCCCCGCAAACGGCCGGCGCACCGAGCCCTGGACGACGGCGCCCGCCGCGGGCCTTGTCGCAAGGCCGAGGTGGTGGCGCGCCCGCAGCCCGCGCCCCCAGGCGGCCCCGATGGCAGCCCCGGTGGGGCGGGCCGACCCATCAAGACAGAAAAAGCGGCTGTGAGCCCGGAGGTGCGATGA